Genomic DNA from Triticum dicoccoides isolate Atlit2015 ecotype Zavitan chromosome 4B, WEW_v2.0, whole genome shotgun sequence:
gataggatttttagagttccagaagtttgcgttacttacagattgctacagactgttctgtttttgacagattctgtttttcgtgtgttctttgcttattttgatgcatctatggctagtaaaatagtttataaatcatagaaaagttggaatacagtaggtttaacaccaaaataaataaagaataagttcattacagtaccttatgtggtggttttgttttctttcactaacggagcttataagatttcctgttgagttttgtgttgtgaagttttcaagttttgggtaaagcttttatggactatggaataaggagtggcaagaggctaagcttggggatgcccatggcaccccaagatattcaagaatagccaaaagcctaaacttggggatgccccgggaaggcatcccctctttcgtctttgtttattggtaactttacttggagctatatttttattcaccacatgatatgtgttttgcttggagcgtcatgtattatattagccttttctttttagtttaccacaataatccgtgctgtacacaccttttgggagatgcatacttgattagaattttgctagaatactctatgtgcttcacttatatcttttgagcttgatagtttttgctctagtgcttcacttatatcttttagagcacggcggtggcttattttTATAGaatttgctagtctctcatgcttcacttatattattttgagagtctttttgaacagcatggtatttgctatggtaatAAATTTAGAGTTGACTTTGATCTAGGTGCATGTACTCCATCCCTTTCATAATATAGTGTGTACAGATTTTCTAAAACTCAAAGATTGCAAACTTTGAGcaagtttatagagaaaaatatttatatctaccatactaaatatataaaatatgaaactaaATCTTATGACGAttctaatgatatatgtttggcATTCCAGATGTAAATATGTTTCCTAGTTTGTGAGGTTTGACTTGTCAAAAAGTTATATGCCTCTTTGATCTTAAACATAAGAATGCTGgttttatattatggaacggagggagtatatgttttagGAGTGGGTTATGACGCAGCAGAATAAGTATAACACACAGATCGAGTTAACACTACTTCAACATATTTCAGATGATACAAGCTAGGGGCATATAGCCGGTTCAGTAATTCACATGATGATACAAACCGCCGATTACGTGGGTCATTTATTTGGACACCACAACATGACACACTTTCGAAGTGATCACTGCATGCATGCATAACCCGAATGCATGACACCGAACTTAGACATGCATGAGCCATATAGATGAACTGAAATACAAACTTAAGGAGTAGTATATACTTAGGAAGGTGCATGCATGTCATGTGTATACATCATCGACATGGACGTTGAGGTTGATGACACCGAGGACCTTGGCCCTGATGGTGGTGCAGAGGCACACCGTGGCGTCCAGGTCGGCCAGCAGAGGGCATCAGGGCTCGCTGGGCGGCATGCCGAGCCCGAGCTTTAGCAGGTTCAGCACGTTGGCACACACGCCCAGCTTCAGTGTGTCGATCGGGCACGAGCCGTTggtcgtcgacggtggcggcggggtcgggcaGTGGGGTCCGCAACCGCTGTGCGCAGCGGCGACCATCCGGTTCAGACCGAGGTGCAGGAGGAAGAGCTTGGTCGATGGCGCCATGGCGAAAGCTTTGGTCGAGAGGAAGCAAGGCTTACAATAGATAGCAAGGGTTTGTAGGTGTTTTGGGTTTGTGTGTTTGTAGATGGCCCGGTTGCACATACATGCATGCAAGTGTGTTGATCCCATGATCTATCGTTCATACATGCATCAAGTTTCATTCTACAGTAAACTAAAATAAAATCCATCTACGTACATATACCCATACCCTTATTGATGCCCTCAATCTCTGTGCGCTAACCAATAAAATGTTTAGAGCGAGATATACGCCGGCGACTTTCAATACTTGATGGGCATGCGTATTTTCAAACAAGCTCTAGTTGAAGATATGCGCTGAAGATATGTTGTGTGACGACTTTCCTGCCATGCACATGCATGCTGTAGTTGCTACTTAGGTTGATACCATGCATGGGAACGTATAGCAGATGCATATTCATTGGAGAGCAGGAAAAGTCAACTATAAATGTTCCATAGCTAGCTTTAGCTCATACATGCATAGTCGTTGGTGTGGACACGTATCCAGGCCGGCACTGGTTTTTGTatagaaaaatgttcaacatgtatttggCATTTCgaataaatgttcatcatgtatttaaaaaattcaATGTGTATAAAAAAAAGATCATCGTGTATACTAAAACAGTTCAATGTGTAGTAAAAAAAAGTagacatgtatttttttaaagtcaaaagaAAAACTGATAAAGAAATATGGAAAAGGAAAAAACATCGTGGAATCGTCCCAAAACTGAAAAAAATGATAGAAGGTTTCATGAACCCGTCCATAGATGCTTCAAAAAACCACAAAACCTCTAACTAACACAATTATTTGGCCAGTCCACCATGTCGATCTTCATAGGCGAGCACAAGTTATGTCTCAAAATAAGAACTTTTAGTATTTGCAGTAGGAGAGCCCTAGGAGCAGATGGACTCATGGCCTAGCATTGTAGTCATCATTTCCTGGCGCAATCGGATGTACATGAAGGCCAAGGCCTAGTGCCCCAGCTGGCACTAGTGCCATACAACTGACACATTCCCTGTAAAAACGGTATTACCCAAGTTATCATTGAGGTACTACTTCTCCATCAGTAGTCATGCCACAAGACTATCCAGATTCTGGAATGTGCACGCttgcttggctagaagagcctgatTATAAGTTCTCATGTCTCTAAAACCCATGCCTCCCATAGTTTTTGGAAGGAAGCAAGCTAGCCCTTCTTTCCTTTAACCTCCCCCACTCCCCACATGTAGGATCTTAGCCTGCacaaaaccttgcaagcaatggaaAGCGCTGCAACACGATGATGTCACTGTGACTTGTGAGACCCTGGCATGCCATGCAAAGAGTGTCAAATCCCAAAATATTTTGATGCAAATGCTTCCATAATGACGGTGGGAACTCTATGATGGCCCTAGTATTTCCTTTGTTGAGTatatgggcagttcttccattttaaGTGCATGCAATCTTGGTCTCCAGACGTGTTAGAATAGCGCATCAGGGGCAAAGTCGTCTTCATATAGATCAACATGCCCATATGACTAGCGCCGATTCAACGCTTAATATCCCAACATGAAGTTGAGAACATGCTCCTCTACACGCTTTATTTCTTCAAGAATCGCCATCATCGCCTCCGTTTGATACCCATCTTCCTCATCTAATGAAGGAAAATCCATGAATTCAACCTAGAAGTACACCTCATCAGAATCCACTGTGTTTGAGTCAAAGAAAAAAAACACAACGCCAAGTAATTTCATTTTGGCATTTGACCGACTAGTTGTCGTGCACGGCCTCCGCAATGGATGCTGACGACAGTGGCGGAGGGGTACACGTGCTATGGCCGAATCTAGCGGACTGCGGTGGCGGCATAGGCCTAAGGGAGCAAACACATGGGTAGAGCGGTACAAGTCTGTCAAGGCATGGTCAGTGTCGGGTGGTGGGCTACTGGGGCGACGCCATTGTCCAAGATTAAAAACCAAATACTCATACTTCAAGGGTTatatgcatccctagttggtgcagaggccagggaagtgaaattctcccccaATTTAATGACCTTCCGTGTGTTCATTAGGCATGAATTTCTTATATTGATCTGCCCCCATGTCGCCCCCGTTAGGCGACTCGGGCAATACCCAACAAACCTAGCCGCCGGGGGTGGCGGAGGATTTCCTCTCTCCTGCGTCTCAGGGGTGGTGCAACGCTACTAGGCGTGAGGTGGCGCGGGCGATCTAGTTTTTGCGACGCCCCGAAGATGGCTGGAGCAGGTGGCGGCAATGGCCGACCCTCCCTcaggcggcggctatagggcggcggGCGCAGCAGCAGGCTCTTTCGGGCGGCAGCAGCGGCTGCAGTCGgaagtggtggctggcttggctgCGGTGGTGCGCAATCTGCATTCGGATCAGGGGCGGTggcatggagggcctggtggtctcGGTGGTGGCACCACCGGTCAGATCTGGTCTGGCCGGTGCAGCCAGCGATGGTTCTCATCTCTTTCATCGGAGGTGGTCAGTctgaggctgggtgttcggatctcgggatccgtcatctAGTTCCAGCTGTGAGTCGGGGAgaatagttgccggtgaaaaccgagccgatggcGGCATTCTGTGTCGTTACCTTAATGAAGGCATCATTGGGGTAACTACTGTCAACCCACTCGtgttgctccgggggaaacccttggatcTGGTCTTTCAGATTCGACGATGGCGGCACTGTGGTGTGGTTTCTCTTgatggagcatcgtttgtggagcagcgctggaagacagAGGCATGCAGAGGAGTGGGTTCGTCTTGCAagaagcttcggtggagatgtcaagccaAGCCTGGTCgataggtgctacgctttgtcatgcctgttcGGTAAGTGCTatgcacgacagatcttccagagacttcaagctgtgtcggctggtggtacttggcagcatggtgctgaggtgtaccGGTGGCGACCGCGACGCGCTTAGCATTTCGCGCACAGGGAGGTGGTGCCGTTGGGCGCTGTGGTGGCGTCGACGGGTGGCCGGACTGGCAAGCATAATGCGGATCTCTTTCCCGAAGATGGGTCAGCGGGACGATGATGATGGCGCCTTCTAAACCGTATGTGTCATGAtacgttatgtggatggatcgATGATGACACTGATTTTAGATATAGGGAGTCAGAGCACCCACATTGtcgagtttgtaggtgtgagtggtggcGCCGGGTGGCTTGATGTAAGTTTTTGTCAGGCCTgtttgaataattaataaagaaggatgcatgcatcgattgatgcagaggccgggaactttaacctccttttcaaaaaaaaaaaaaacagatcaatttaataccactccctccgtttaaaaatagatgactcaactttgtacttactttagtacaaagttactacaaagttgggtcatctattttggaacagagggagtactacacaaTAAATTCTGTAGTAATTTGTACCGTAAAAATTTCCTCTATTTTTGTCATGTATCTCTTATGTACCGAGGATATTGTGCAAGAGAGGACCCCAATTAAGGGGCTGGAGTCAGTATATATTGTAGATATTTGTCTCCAATATTTTTATTTCTGTAATTACAAACAAGTAAACCTTATAAATACATAAGAGTTCTATAATTAATAAATGAACAACTTTAAAACACAATATGCATGGGAAATGTTAATGTTGTATAATGAAAATACTATCATGagattttttgtaatttttttaatATCGCGATCTGGTAAACTTGATTAACATATTCATATGAAAAACAACTATTGAGATTGTCCGTTGAAGGCCATACACATTCCTAAAAGATATCTACTTCCAAACGAGGTGAGCATATGATTTGGCAAAAAGGTATCTCGTCTGGTACTTGACATAAGTTTCGTATGAATTTAAAGGATAGACATTGTCCTTCGAAATTATTACATGGATAATAGTTACTTCGTCCAAAAGGGCTACGTGAGATATTTTTCTACATAATTTCCTTCTTTCAAACTTAGTAATCCCCATCGAAAGGATCCAAAAATTACATGCTAATAAAAATATATGATGCtcaagataaataaataaataagcatATGTTTGAAACACGCATTCGTATGTACCGATATATTTGGATCATATGATTGGTAGTTATTCATAAATTTAGATGTATGGGTACTCCAACCAGTTAATTGCTTCTTCCTTCAGGGATTTATCTAGCTAGACGATGCTAAATGACTTTCAATAGAACACTACATTCATGTGTGTTATAGAACACATTTGGAGTTAAAACAGGTATTGTGATGTTTGCGGGGCCAAATTTTACTTTATGGACACTATGAACGGTTTTAGCTTGACCTATTGCACGAGACCCAACTGTCAAAAGCGATCTGGTCAGCCTATTCTAGTTTAGCGTGAAATTGTGAAGTTAAAATTTGATTCAAATTATCACAATGACAAAATTTAGGTCAAAGTGTTGCAACATCACAGAGACCTGGTTCAAATAAATTTTACTCGCTTTACCCCGCAAAAGATTTATAGTTCAGTTTATCGATCCCATGATTACGTTATCCAAAGTATTGTTCCGTTTCGCAGATGCATGGTTCTTTGTGGTTCTGCTTAAGCTTAACAAAAAGAAAACCATGCCAAGCGAGTTGCTGCGGTTGGACCTCGCAAAAGCAAAGAATAGAGGCCATGATCAGATAGAAGACGTGGATCTGATCATAATTCATGCAATAATATGTGCATACAAGCTGGCAATATATCACGGGTTCAGTTAACACAAGTTGAATCATTTTATTCCACGTACGTGTACAAGTATGTATATCATTTTACAAATATGCAAACCATGCATTTAGATGATATCATATCGAAATGCAGTGATCAACGAGAGTATCTTATAAATGACGAGTGTGATGACGACCAACTGGAAGAGGAAACAAAATATGTAACTGCATGCGTATGACATGCAAACCAGTGACGAGTGTGACCACGACGATGCATGGTTTGTGATGCATCGATCGATGGATGATGGGTGGATCAGCTGGGGCAGGTGAAGTCGGCGGGGCAAGTCTTGCCGCACTGGTTGAGGAGGAGCACGAGGTCGACAGGGACGTTGAGCTTGATGCCGAGGACGTTGGCGTTGATGGCGGTGCAGAGACagacggcggcgtcgaggtcggcaaGCCCGCTCAGCAGGGGGCAGCAGTCCTCGCTTGCCGGCACGCCGAGGTTGAGCTTTAGCAGGTTCAGTACGTTGGCGCACGCCTTCAGCTTCAGCGTGTTGATCGAGCAGGTGCCGCTGCCGCCTCCGGTCGTCGGCGGGGTTGGGACTGGgatgacgggcgggggcatggccatCGGCGGGGTTGGCACTGGGATGGCCGGTGTGTTGCCGCAGTACGACCCGCAGCCATGCGCGGCTGCCATGAGGACCAGGTTCAGGGCGAGGAAGAGGGCGACCTTGGAGGGCGCC
This window encodes:
- the LOC119294264 gene encoding cortical cell-delineating protein-like is translated as MAPSKVALFLALNLVLMAAAHGCGSYCGNTPAIPVPTPPMAMPPPVIPVPTPPTTGGGSGTCSINTLKLKACANVLNLLKLNLGVPASEDCCPLLSGLADLDAAVCLCTAINANVLGIKLNVPVDLVLLLNQCGKTCPADFTCPS